A section of the Leptospira kobayashii genome encodes:
- a CDS encoding helix-turn-helix domain-containing protein codes for MGGNKTQTAKLLGIRRSSWEYRLRGRK; via the coding sequence TTGGGAGGAAACAAAACACAAACGGCAAAATTACTCGGGATTAGGCGGTCTTCTTGGGAATACAGGCTGAGGGGCCGAAAGTAA